One Cucumis melo cultivar AY chromosome 8, USDA_Cmelo_AY_1.0, whole genome shotgun sequence genomic window, TTAGAAAagcaataataaattaaaaagtaaaatgaaTATCAAATTAAAAACAGAAGCAtagtagaagaaaaaaaaaaaaaaaagaaaaaaaaaagaaaaactcgaCGACTCTCAAGATATGTTAGAACAATGGTGGGGAAGGAGAATAATTGTGAATGTTTGCCGGTCCTGTAGCCACCAAATCGAACACTTTTAATTTGCTCAATAATTGAGATCACTGTGTATAATTAGATGCAGCCAAGAACAAAGTATTTGCTAAATTAGATCTTTGAAGTTTCTCAATATTTGGTAAATAGTACTATTTGTCAATAAGTGGAATTGGCAGCTTTTAGAGGTTTGATACAAGATAAATGCAAAAGATCCCATAAacacatttctttctttttcttttaataattctTCACCATTTCCTTTCTTACCTTTTGGTTAATTTTCTCCTCCTTCAGTTAACTTTGGGTAGAAAAGAGAGGGGAATATACATTAAAAAGATTTGGATTGAGATGTACCTATTggtcataaataaataaataaaaagcatCAATTAATGTAAGGTCATTACATTCTCATTCTCACATGATATACAATAAAAGTAAAGATATAAAGACTACGTCTCAATTAATAAGAGGCATTTATATTAAAGTTCTAATATAAAAACTATGCGTCTCTTGAGTTAAAAGTTGAAagtatataaaattatataaaaaaaaaaggtatagCTTCTAAATTATAGACTATACAAAAAATAGGATTTGCATATTAAATGTCGTCTTTTCGTTTGAGTAAGCAATTTCTATATGAGCATGCGCTGATTCtgatggagaaaaaaaaaacaggtgAAAATTCTTGAAACGCATTCCCACCAAAAGCTCAATGGGTAAGAAGAAGATTCTCTCATGTCCTAATTGGAATGAAAAAGCGTTGTTTAGTTGGTGGCTAATGGCTGGATATCTGATCCAACGCATTCAACGAGGTGCCATTTTGAAAAAAGGAGTTTCTTTTAcactttatttttgttttcctcCTTCTGAATTCTGAAGCAGTAAACAGGCACCGAATAAAAAGACTACAAAATGGAGGgggcgaaaaaaaaaaaaaaggcttacATTAAGTAGCAAAGGCAAAGGCAAAGGCAAATGCCTAAAAACTAAAGACTAAAGAGTGTGATTCATATCCATCCAATTAACAAAGGCTTTGAAGTCAAAGGATGAGCAGTAGAGTCGATAGGGAGAAACGGCGCCGTATGTGATgaggttatatatatattatatatatatatatatatatatatatatatatattatatatatatatatatatatatatatatatatatatatatatatatatatatatatatatatatatatatatatatatatatatgtttgtttgtttttttggtGGGCGTAGCTGGCAATTGGCTACAAGGGTGGTGTTTTGAGATGCGTAGGTCCATGCAGTACAGAAGCTGCTGAATATATGAAGTGACTAAAGGGACAGTTTGTCTTCCGTATGTGTAAATCTAATTCAAGGTCTTCAGAGGCTTCATCAGACCATTTAATCACATTAATATGGTGGAACCCACTTCAACAAAGCCCACTATTAGTCAATAATTTTTAAAGGGTGCTTCAAAGTTTACATTTTGCTTAAGTGGTGTGGGGTGGGGTGCCCTTTAAGTCTTAGATTATACAGAGAGTAATGAAAGGCAGCCTCCCTTCTATATTGTTGTATTTAGTATGCAGAGGATTTGCATGTTTATATAAATCTATAAAAGCTTCAACAAAACCATGCCTTAACTCCAAGAACataaaagaagtaaaaaaggaaaagggtAGGTGGAGAGAGAGCGTAGGGTAAAGCAAAAGGATGGTCTTTCTCACACACAAATCCCTATAGATACCAAAGGCATGCCATGACCCCCCAACGCTAATTCTATTTGCTCCATCTAAACCCCCTCTCTTGCTTTCTTCAAACAGAGAGCTGGGTTTTTTGTTGGTAGTGTTGGCTAATAGGCTATGAGTTGCTGAACTTTgggttttttggttttttttatatgaaagGTTAGACATGTTTCTCTCTGCTACtagcaaacaaacaaaatatatcCAGTTTCAAAGTGGGGGTGAAGTAAGGATTTGTTGGAatcattagttttttttttttggtcaatCATTGAGATTTTGCTCTAAAATTTAGAGCATTGTGTTGAAAAGAGGGATAGATTGAACCGAAGGTAGAAGTAATTCCATGAATAATGTTAATGGCAACAACTGTAACTGGCTAGGCTTCTCTGTCTCCCCTAACGTTAACATGGAGCTTTCTTCTTCTGCTGCTACTTCTGTCTCCCCTTCAATTCCTGCAAATCTTTTTCACTCCCCATCTCAGTTTAACTATGGCATTTGCTATGGTGTTGATGGAGAACATGGTGGCTTTTATTCACCATTGTCTGCCATGCCACTCAAGTCAGATGGTTCAATTTGTTCCATGGAAGCTCTCAGCAGGCAACATCCACAAGGTAAGAATATGCTCCTGTTACTCTCTGCTTGAGTTAGAAGAAAAATAAGACgcttgactttttttttttttaatcaatctcattttcttattttgttttattgtttcCCTTTTGGGTTTGAAGTGGTGAGTAGCACTACTCCAAAACTAGAGGATTTCTTTGGTGGTGCAACTATGGGGTCCCATCACTATGAGAGTAATGACAGGGAAGCTATGGCTCTCAGTCTAGACAGCATATTTTGCCATCAAAACCCAACGCACGAGCCCAACAACCAATCCTTTGCACATTTCTCATCCTTGAGAAGCCGTGAACTGATGCTTCAAGACTCGAAGGTAATCCTGCCTGATGGGTGCAATCTGCAGCAGCAGCAACACCCAGCAGTAGCCCAGAGTGATATTTCTGGTATGAAGAATTGGGCCGTTCCTAGAAATTATGCTGCCACTAACAATGGTTCGTTCGAGCAGAAGATGGTTAGTTGCATGAGTGAAAATGGTGGTGAATCTGGTTCTATTAATGCCATGGCTTATGGAGATTTGCAGTCATTGAGCTTGTCTATGACTATGAGCCCCAGCTCTCAGTCTAGCTGTGTCACAGCCACGCAGCATGTCTCACCTGCTATGACTGACTGTTCTGCTATGGATACAAAGAAAAGAGGCCATGAGAAGGTTGATCAAAAGCAAATTGTTCATAGGAAGTCTTTAGATACCTTCGGACAGAGAACCTCACAATATAGAGGGGTTACAAGgtcttcttctttctctaaATTCGTTCGCTtcacttattattattattattattattattattattattattttgctttGTTTTACTTTTCTTCATGTTCATTCCATGATTCAATGTTTAATAATGTCATTCAGGCACAGATGGACGGGTAGGTATGAAGCACATTTATGGGACAACAGTTGCAAGAAAGAAGGTCAAAGCAGGAAGGGAAGGcaaggtaaaagaaaaaaaaaaaacaaacaaagaaagaaagaagaagaaaaatcccCCCTCCCGAAAcccaaaaaacaaacaaaaaaacataATGGTGCTTCTGTTTCTTCCATGGATCAACattttgttgtttctttttgttcttgCTTAAATTATAACACACTcaattggttttctttttttttttttcttttttttttggggggttGGGATCGCCATTGGATTCAAATGATGATGTCCAGTGTACCTCGGTAAGCATCCAGAATCTCGACTGAGTAATTATTGGTCAAGTTTTTTCCCCCTTGTTTAATGATTAATCAAATGGTTCCAAAAACTGGTTTTTTTAGGAGGTTATGATATGGAAGAAAAAGCCGCTAGAGCTTATGATCTTGCTGCACTCAAGTATTGGGGACCCTCCACCCACATTAACTTTCCTGTAATTCTACTTTTCTCTTAaatctaatttaaaatgttCTTTAATAATTATCATGCTTTACTCAAAGTGAATCCTTGTTCTGAGCAGTTGGAAAACTATCAGAAAGAATTAGAGGAAATGAAAAACATGAGCAGGCAGGAATATGTTGCTCACCTGAGAAGGCAAGCTCATT contains:
- the LOC103484879 gene encoding AP2-like ethylene-responsive transcription factor ANT isoform X1 is translated as MNNVNGNNCNWLGFSVSPNVNMELSSSAATSVSPSIPANLFHSPSQFNYGICYGVDGEHGGFYSPLSAMPLKSDGSICSMEALSRQHPQVVSSTTPKLEDFFGGATMGSHHYESNDREAMALSLDSIFCHQNPTHEPNNQSFAHFSSLRSRELMLQDSKVILPDGCNLQQQQHPAVAQSDISGMKNWAVPRNYAATNNGSFEQKMVSCMSENGGESGSINAMAYGDLQSLSLSMTMSPSSQSSCVTATQHVSPAMTDCSAMDTKKRGHEKVDQKQIVHRKSLDTFGQRTSQYRGVTRHRWTGRYEAHLWDNSCKKEGQSRKGRQVYLGGYDMEEKAARAYDLAALKYWGPSTHINFPLENYQKELEEMKNMSRQEYVAHLRRRSSGFSRGASIYRGVTRSNKSQLKALHHQHGRWQARIGRVAGNKDLYLGTFSTQEEAAEAYDIAAIKFRGMNAVTNFDITRYDVERIIASSTLLSGDLAKRKQQPEFDNESLRQSPSTHNSNSEAMPLPSQSSSQSESDWKMALYQSSQQLIPKPRMLSAINDDGSQLGVEDSARMGAHFSNASSMVTSCSLSSSREESPDKTSLSMVFGMPQSTSKPFATSANNMNTSWIASAQQIRAANCMSQLPVFAAWTDT
- the LOC103484879 gene encoding AP2-like ethylene-responsive transcription factor ANT isoform X2, with the protein product MNNVNGNNCNWLGFSVSPNVNMELSSSAATSVSPSIPANLFHSPSQFNYGICYGVDGEHGGFYSPLSAMPLKSDGSICSMEALSRQHPQVVSSTTPKLEDFFGGATMGSHHYESNDREAMALSLDSIFCHQNPTHEPNNQSFAHFSSLRSRELMLQDSKVILPDGCNLQQQQHPAVAQSDISGMKNWAVPRNYAATNNGSFEQKMVSCMSENGGESGSINAMAYGDLQSLSLSMTMSPSSQSSCVTATQHVSPAMTDCSAMDTKKRGHEKVDQKQIVHRKSLDTFGQRTSQYRGVTRHRWTGRYEAHLWDNSCKKEGQSRKGRQVYLGGYDMEEKAARAYDLAALKYWGPSTHINFPLENYQKELEEMKNMSRQEYVAHLRRRSSGFSRGASIYRGVTRHHQHGRWQARIGRVAGNKDLYLGTFSTQEEAAEAYDIAAIKFRGMNAVTNFDITRYDVERIIASSTLLSGDLAKRKQQPEFDNESLRQSPSTHNSNSEAMPLPSQSSSQSESDWKMALYQSSQQLIPKPRMLSAINDDGSQLGVEDSARMGAHFSNASSMVTSCSLSSSREESPDKTSLSMVFGMPQSTSKPFATSANNMNTSWIASAQQIRAANCMSQLPVFAAWTDT
- the LOC103484879 gene encoding AP2-like ethylene-responsive transcription factor ANT isoform X3, which encodes MNNVNGNNCNWLGFSVSPNVNMELSSSAATSVSPSIPANLFHSPSQFNYGICYGVDGEHGGFYSPLSAMPLKSDGSICSMEALSRQHPQVVSSTTPKLEDFFGGATMGSHHYESNDREAMALSLDSIFCHQNPTHEPNNQSFAHFSSLRSRELMLQDSKVILPDGCNLQQQQHPAVAQSDISGMKNWAVPRNYAATNNGSFEQKMVSCMSENGGESGSINAMAYGDLQSLSLSMTMSPSSQSSCVTATQHVSPAMTDCSAMDTKKRGHEKVDQKQIVHRKSLDTFGQRTSQYRGVTRHRWTGRYEAHLWDNSCKKEGQSRKGRQGGYDMEEKAARAYDLAALKYWGPSTHINFPLENYQKELEEMKNMSRQEYVAHLRRRSSGFSRGASIYRGVTRHHQHGRWQARIGRVAGNKDLYLGTFSTQEEAAEAYDIAAIKFRGMNAVTNFDITRYDVERIIASSTLLSGDLAKRKQQPEFDNESLRQSPSTHNSNSEAMPLPSQSSSQSESDWKMALYQSSQQLIPKPRMLSAINDDGSQLGVEDSARMGAHFSNASSMVTSCSLSSSREESPDKTSLSMVFGMPQSTSKPFATSANNMNTSWIASAQQIRAANCMSQLPVFAAWTDT